A genomic segment from Microbacterium sp. SORGH_AS_0428 encodes:
- a CDS encoding GNAT family N-acetyltransferase, translating into MTLALTPWSIADLPVLQRANTPEMTRFIGGPETEAQVVERHERYLRLNESGEAEMYRIDVDDEPVGAIGFWQVDHDGVAAYETGWSVEPAWQGRGIASTALRHLIARVRQRGDRTVLVAYPGADNAASQGVCRAVGFTRGSTVTEPWRGGSLTVTTWTLDMSPLETGGRLPDVDERFSGALDRERWWPYYLPHWASRATTSARWRTGAGGLELRIDDDTEPWAPEIDGDVRISHLQTGQRSGPEGSPVGQHRFREGLVVREEQPDAALWLVRYGVIEARLTAVRDARAMVAFWPIGVEDSPEHSGEICVCEIFGGELDDEGGWVGVGIKAQHDPELRDDFEKIRVEGDLTQPHDYAVEWSPHRIRFFIDGRWVKTVNQSIDYPVQLMLDLYDLPLAPREESTYPFRMRVERVRSFPPT; encoded by the coding sequence ATGACGCTCGCCCTGACGCCCTGGTCCATCGCGGACCTTCCCGTGCTCCAGCGCGCGAACACGCCGGAGATGACGCGGTTCATCGGCGGACCCGAGACCGAGGCGCAGGTCGTCGAGCGCCACGAGCGGTACCTGCGCCTGAACGAGAGCGGCGAGGCCGAGATGTACCGCATCGACGTCGACGACGAGCCGGTCGGCGCGATCGGATTCTGGCAGGTCGATCACGACGGCGTCGCGGCATACGAGACCGGATGGAGCGTCGAGCCCGCGTGGCAGGGGCGGGGCATCGCCTCCACGGCCTTGCGGCATCTCATCGCACGCGTGCGACAGCGCGGCGACCGCACGGTGCTCGTCGCCTATCCGGGTGCCGACAACGCGGCATCACAGGGCGTGTGCCGTGCGGTCGGCTTCACCCGCGGAAGCACCGTCACCGAGCCCTGGCGGGGCGGATCGCTGACGGTGACGACGTGGACGCTCGACATGTCGCCGCTCGAGACCGGTGGTCGGCTGCCGGATGTCGACGAACGGTTCTCCGGCGCCCTCGACCGAGAGCGGTGGTGGCCGTACTACCTGCCGCACTGGGCGTCGCGGGCGACGACGAGCGCCAGGTGGCGTACCGGTGCCGGCGGGCTGGAGCTGCGCATCGACGACGACACCGAGCCGTGGGCCCCCGAGATCGACGGCGACGTCCGCATCTCCCACCTGCAGACGGGGCAGCGCTCGGGGCCCGAAGGGTCACCGGTCGGACAGCATCGATTCCGCGAGGGGCTCGTCGTGCGCGAGGAGCAGCCCGACGCTGCGCTGTGGCTCGTGCGCTACGGCGTGATCGAGGCGCGACTGACGGCGGTGCGCGACGCGCGGGCGATGGTGGCGTTCTGGCCGATCGGCGTCGAAGACAGCCCCGAGCACTCGGGAGAGATCTGCGTGTGCGAGATCTTCGGAGGCGAGCTCGATGACGAGGGCGGATGGGTCGGAGTCGGCATCAAGGCGCAGCACGACCCGGAGCTCCGCGACGATTTCGAGAAGATCCGCGTCGAGGGCGATCTCACCCAGCCGCACGACTACGCGGTGGAGTGGTCGCCCCACCGCATCCGATTCTTCATCGACGGCCGCTGGGTCAAGACCGTCAACCAGTCCATCGACTACCCCGTACAGCTCATGCTCGACCTGTACGACCTCCCGCTCGCGCCGCGCGAGGAGTCGACCTACCCCTTCCGGATGCGGGTGGAGCGGGTGCGCAGCTTCCCGCCGACCTGA
- a CDS encoding DUF664 domain-containing protein codes for MPHHDVDSGWTTRGDLDARIEQYRRLILQSLGLTDEQARASTVVGRPTLLGVVRHTAFVEGVWFGEAVTGRPRSELGLPVSTANSWKTRKVDTIESVSADCRRIHQHSRDNLTGLGLDDVVTGRGRRTVMSLFTHVLSELAWNTGQLDILRAVHTS; via the coding sequence ATGCCGCACCACGACGTGGATTCCGGGTGGACGACGCGGGGCGACCTCGACGCGCGAATCGAGCAGTATCGCCGGCTCATCCTGCAGAGCCTCGGACTGACCGACGAACAGGCCCGCGCGAGCACCGTCGTCGGCAGGCCGACCCTGCTCGGCGTCGTGCGCCACACCGCCTTCGTCGAGGGCGTGTGGTTCGGCGAAGCGGTCACGGGCCGCCCTCGATCGGAGCTCGGCCTTCCCGTCTCCACGGCGAACTCGTGGAAGACCCGGAAGGTCGACACGATCGAGTCCGTCTCGGCCGACTGCCGCCGGATTCATCAGCACTCCCGCGACAACCTGACCGGACTCGGTCTCGACGACGTCGTCACGGGGCGCGGTCGCCGCACCGTCATGAGCCTGTTCACACACGTGCTGAGCGAGCTCGCGTGGAACACCGGGCAGCTCGACATCCTCCGGGCGGTCCACACCTCCTGA